Proteins from one Mesoplasma sp. JKS002658 genomic window:
- the ligA gene encoding NAD-dependent DNA ligase LigA: protein MDKKILDRYNLLKTKLIQWGQEYYENDTPSVDDAEYDQAMQTLLALEEQYPELISEDSPSQLIGGAVASGFSKYHHTQAMMSLGDAFSVEELEKFNQQISKVSNQIDNPYFAELKIDGLSIALIYEEGRLVTAATRGDGKIGENVTNNVRQIAAIPLTIPQKGHVEVRGEVYLPKAEFEKLNHHRLLNDEPLFANPRNAAAGTLRQLDPKIVRNRHLSAFIYYYYGDQKVASQSEAIAHLKTLGFPTNPEGKLCQNLTEVKTYIQEYSDKRNNLPYEIDGIVLKYNDFNLYDEIGYTAKVPKWAIAYKFPAEVKETTLLDIYGTVGRTGKITYNAKLNPVQLAGTNVGAATLNNAQFIQSLDLRVGGKVKVKKAGDIIPEVISISKGKTYANLPVFVPLTHCPVCDSLLEKNTGEVDQYCINIDCPAQIKRSIEHFASRGAQNIVGLGEMIVVQLYENEILTDVVGIYELKDKVDQLLALDKFGQKKVDNLLASIEKSKQNSLERVLFGLGIRHIGNKTALILAKEFRNLDTLMQTSSEAFALIEGVGEVVAESLVDWFNETRNQHVIQALKEHGLNFDYFDNSPVIPQTLTGQTWVITGTLSHPRQYFEAIIQARGGKTSSSVSAKTSYLLAGEMAGSKFNKAQELGVKILTEAEFNELIK, encoded by the coding sequence ATGGATAAAAAAATTCTTGATCGATATAACTTGTTAAAAACAAAATTAATTCAATGGGGACAAGAGTATTATGAAAATGATACTCCTAGTGTTGATGATGCTGAGTATGATCAAGCGATGCAAACTCTGTTGGCTTTAGAAGAACAGTATCCTGAACTGATCAGTGAAGATTCACCAAGTCAGTTAATTGGTGGGGCTGTGGCTTCAGGATTTAGTAAGTATCATCATACTCAGGCAATGATGTCTTTGGGTGATGCTTTTTCTGTAGAAGAGCTTGAAAAGTTTAACCAACAAATCAGTAAAGTTAGCAACCAAATTGATAATCCTTACTTTGCTGAACTCAAGATCGATGGACTTTCAATTGCTTTAATTTATGAAGAAGGGCGGTTAGTAACTGCAGCTACTAGAGGGGATGGAAAAATTGGTGAAAACGTGACTAACAATGTTCGTCAAATTGCAGCAATTCCATTAACAATTCCTCAGAAAGGTCATGTAGAAGTTCGGGGAGAAGTTTATTTACCAAAAGCTGAATTTGAAAAGTTAAACCACCACCGCTTATTAAATGATGAGCCCTTATTTGCCAACCCTCGTAACGCTGCTGCTGGTACTTTACGCCAACTTGATCCCAAAATTGTTCGCAATCGTCACCTAAGTGCTTTTATTTACTATTATTATGGTGATCAAAAAGTGGCGAGTCAAAGCGAAGCAATCGCTCATTTAAAAACACTTGGTTTTCCTACTAATCCTGAGGGTAAGTTGTGTCAGAACTTGACTGAAGTTAAAACTTATATTCAAGAATATAGTGATAAAAGAAATAACTTGCCATACGAGATTGATGGAATTGTTTTAAAGTATAATGACTTTAATTTATATGATGAGATTGGTTACACTGCTAAAGTACCTAAATGAGCGATTGCTTATAAGTTTCCTGCTGAAGTAAAAGAAACTACACTATTAGATATTTATGGAACTGTGGGGCGAACAGGAAAAATTACTTATAATGCCAAACTGAATCCTGTGCAATTAGCAGGAACAAATGTTGGTGCTGCAACTTTAAACAATGCCCAATTTATTCAAAGTCTTGATTTAAGGGTTGGGGGTAAAGTTAAAGTTAAAAAGGCTGGAGATATCATTCCAGAAGTAATTAGTATTAGTAAAGGTAAAACTTATGCTAACCTACCAGTGTTTGTCCCTTTAACTCATTGTCCTGTTTGTGACAGTTTGTTGGAAAAAAACACTGGTGAAGTCGACCAGTATTGCATTAACATTGATTGTCCAGCACAAATTAAAAGAAGTATTGAACACTTTGCTTCTCGTGGAGCTCAAAACATTGTGGGATTGGGAGAAATGATTGTGGTGCAATTATATGAAAATGAAATCTTAACAGATGTGGTCGGGATTTATGAATTAAAAGATAAAGTTGACCAACTGCTTGCTTTAGATAAGTTTGGTCAAAAAAAAGTCGACAACCTTTTAGCATCAATTGAGAAATCAAAACAAAATTCGTTGGAAAGGGTTTTGTTTGGTTTAGGAATTCGCCATATTGGTAACAAAACTGCCCTGATTCTTGCTAAGGAATTTCGTAATCTTGATACGTTGATGCAAACTTCAAGTGAAGCTTTTGCTTTGATTGAGGGGGTTGGTGAAGTTGTTGCCGAATCCTTGGTTGATTGGTTTAATGAAACCAGAAACCAACACGTGATTCAGGCTTTGAAAGAGCATGGTTTGAATTTTGACTACTTTGATAATTCTCCAGTTATTCCCCAAACTTTGACTGGTCAAACTTGGGTGATTACTGGTACTCTTTCTCATCCTCGCCAATATTTTGAAGCAATAATCCAAGCTCGAGGAGGGAAAACTAGTAGTAGTGTTTCAGCTAAAACTAGTTATCTGTTAGCAGGAGAAATGGCAGGTTCAAAATTTAACAAAGCCCAAGAGTTAGGGGTTAAAATTTTAACTGAAGCAGAGTTTAACGAGTTAATTAAATAG
- a CDS encoding Asp-tRNA(Asn)/Glu-tRNA(Gln) amidotransferase subunit GatC, translating into MKKKITEIIKNNHWDVIAVSLKETGDTIYQTFSNVDDLMVFVDQNLAKYEVSLLDHALVLNQETRKTTLTFNFVFNSPQKELSDEYLKKLGDDIMIELKPDDVREIKRIESSLREKFLKVLSINTDDIQAQYYPFDQVHSYLRSDEETKTIDQSAVLENAPSHEGDYVTMVRVVK; encoded by the coding sequence ATGAAGAAAAAAATTACTGAAATAATTAAAAATAACCATTGGGATGTTATTGCAGTTTCTTTGAAGGAAACTGGCGATACAATTTATCAAACATTTAGTAATGTTGATGATTTGATGGTATTTGTTGACCAGAATTTAGCAAAATATGAAGTTAGTTTGCTAGATCATGCTTTAGTTTTAAACCAAGAAACTAGAAAAACAACCCTAACCTTTAACTTTGTTTTTAATTCACCACAAAAGGAGTTAAGTGATGAATATCTTAAGAAGTTAGGTGATGACATTATGATTGAATTAAAACCTGACGACGTTAGAGAAATTAAGCGAATTGAATCAAGTTTAAGAGAAAAGTTTTTGAAGGTATTAAGTATTAATACTGATGACATTCAAGCTCAATATTATCCTTTTGATCAAGTTCATAGCTATCTGCGAAGTGATGAAGAAACTAAAACCATCGATCAAAGTGCGGTATTAGAGAATGCTCCAAGTCATGAAGGAGATTATGTGACAATGGTTAGGGTGGTGAAATAA
- a CDS encoding amidase family protein gives MSIQNKTIVQLHEELVNKTTTATKIVEEVLMMIKTDKKDNFLLAFDETKMKSVAQQIDQQGVDRQNLLAGIPYFAKDNFSTKGLTTTGGSAILKNYIPPFNATVINLLNNQQALMSGKSNLDELGMGGTGTSSAFGTVPNPLNKKHLVGGSSSGSAYGVAKGIVPFALGSDTGDSIRRPASFAGIVGYKPTYGAISRYGMLPYSPSLDHPGVLAKTIEDSAIVADVLVEFDPADFTSLAVEKKGFYQNLNNFDKQLTFGYLTNVHNFLPPNLKKKYDELYALLKKNGVMVKPLEFSQPLLEALSPVYMMISFSEAVSSNANLAGINFGTRVEGDRWEAVMKNTRTTNFGSVVKRRFLIGSLNLQKENQEIYLHKAKKVRRLICEEINQVFQECDLLIIPPSQTVAPLIGNGQEFDDNQNNQTEYIDDILTLGNFSGIPSITIPFVVDHNKMPIGINVNAAACEDLKMFQGAKYLETMIKQLESQVLDHE, from the coding sequence ATGAGTATTCAAAATAAAACGATTGTGCAACTTCACGAAGAGTTAGTAAATAAAACTACAACTGCTACTAAAATTGTTGAAGAAGTCTTGATGATGATTAAAACCGATAAAAAAGACAACTTTTTGTTAGCATTTGATGAAACAAAAATGAAAAGTGTCGCTCAACAAATTGATCAACAAGGAGTTGATCGACAAAACCTTTTAGCAGGGATTCCTTATTTTGCCAAAGACAACTTTTCCACTAAAGGTTTAACAACTACTGGTGGTTCAGCAATTTTAAAAAATTATATTCCTCCCTTTAATGCAACTGTGATTAATCTTTTAAACAATCAGCAGGCGCTGATGAGCGGAAAGAGTAACCTTGATGAATTAGGAATGGGAGGAACAGGAACTTCATCAGCATTTGGAACTGTGCCTAACCCGTTAAATAAAAAGCACTTAGTGGGTGGGTCAAGTTCTGGTTCTGCTTATGGAGTAGCAAAAGGAATTGTTCCTTTTGCTTTGGGAAGTGATACAGGTGATTCAATTCGTAGACCAGCTTCTTTTGCTGGTATTGTTGGCTATAAACCAACCTATGGAGCAATTTCGCGTTATGGAATGCTGCCTTATTCTCCTAGTTTAGATCACCCAGGTGTTTTGGCAAAAACAATTGAAGATAGTGCGATTGTAGCTGATGTGTTAGTCGAATTTGATCCTGCAGACTTTACTTCCTTAGCAGTAGAAAAGAAAGGGTTTTATCAAAACTTAAATAACTTTGATAAACAATTAACTTTTGGTTATTTGACTAATGTTCACAACTTTTTACCACCTAATTTAAAAAAGAAATACGATGAACTTTATGCTTTGTTAAAAAAGAATGGGGTAATGGTTAAACCTTTAGAGTTTTCACAACCTTTACTTGAAGCCTTATCACCAGTTTATATGATGATTTCTTTTTCAGAAGCAGTTTCTAGTAATGCTAACTTGGCGGGGATTAATTTTGGTACTAGAGTGGAGGGGGATCGGTGAGAAGCGGTGATGAAAAACACCAGAACTACTAATTTTGGTAGTGTTGTTAAACGTCGGTTTTTAATTGGTTCTTTAAATTTACAAAAAGAAAACCAGGAAATTTATTTGCACAAAGCAAAGAAGGTGCGCCGCTTGATTTGTGAAGAAATCAATCAGGTTTTTCAAGAATGTGATTTGTTAATTATTCCACCTTCACAAACTGTTGCTCCTTTAATTGGTAATGGACAAGAGTTTGATGACAACCAAAATAACCAAACTGAATACATTGATGACATTTTAACGTTAGGAAACTTTAGTGGAATTCCTTCAATTACGATTCCTTTTGTTGTTGATCACAACAAGATGCCAATTGGGATTAATGTTAATGCTGCTGCTTGTGAAGATTTAAAGATGTTTCAAGGGGCGAAATATTTAGAAACAATGATTAAACAACTAGAAAGTCAGGTTTTAGATCATGAATAA
- the gatB gene encoding Asp-tRNA(Asn)/Glu-tRNA(Gln) amidotransferase subunit GatB — protein sequence MNNFEVIIGIENHVELKTKSKMFGPGLVGFGQTPNSQVSEVDLGYPGALPSVNQEGVRLAILAAHALNMKIDSLLTFDRKNYFYPDLVKGFQITQQFNPIGQDGWLEISLDPDSNKKIAIQRLHIEEDTAQQKHSQNLTLIDYNRSGIGLIEIVTHPVLRSAQEAVAYVEKLRETLLFLGVSDVKMSEGSLRCDVNVSLRPIGSEKYSHKVEVKNLNSLANVKKAIEFEVKRQSALLVQNLVVEQETRRFDEQSQTTVSMRSKADALDYRYFTEPNLSPIQLDEQWIEEIISNAPELASKKRDRYEEMGLSAETINTLMSSLALANFFEATLALVNDPIKISNYLTGEVMAFLNEQNQEINQIKLTPANLASMVKLLNQGVISSKHAKTILEMILVDDQKMPEVIVEELNLKLINDSKEIEALLTPIIAQNQSVVEQYSLRPERVLKTLMGQLMKVTQGNVNPDLANQIILKLLTKA from the coding sequence ATGAATAATTTTGAAGTAATTATCGGGATTGAAAACCATGTTGAGTTGAAAACAAAATCAAAGATGTTTGGCCCTGGTCTGGTTGGTTTTGGTCAAACTCCCAACAGTCAGGTAAGTGAAGTTGATTTAGGTTATCCTGGAGCATTACCAAGTGTTAATCAAGAAGGAGTGAGGTTAGCAATTTTAGCTGCTCATGCTTTGAACATGAAGATTGACTCGTTATTAACCTTTGACCGGAAGAATTATTTTTATCCTGATTTAGTTAAGGGTTTTCAAATTACCCAACAATTTAACCCAATCGGTCAAGACGGGTGGTTAGAAATTAGTTTAGATCCCGATTCAAACAAAAAAATTGCGATTCAACGTTTACATATTGAAGAAGATACTGCTCAACAAAAACACAGTCAAAACCTCACTTTGATTGACTATAATCGTAGTGGAATTGGGTTAATTGAAATTGTCACGCATCCAGTCTTGAGAAGTGCTCAAGAAGCAGTTGCTTATGTGGAAAAATTACGAGAAACACTTTTATTTTTGGGAGTCAGTGATGTCAAGATGAGTGAAGGGTCATTGCGATGTGATGTTAATGTTTCGCTACGTCCTATCGGTTCAGAAAAATATTCTCATAAAGTGGAAGTGAAAAACCTGAACTCGTTAGCGAACGTTAAAAAAGCAATTGAATTTGAAGTGAAACGACAAAGTGCTTTGCTAGTTCAAAACCTTGTGGTTGAACAAGAAACTCGTAGGTTTGATGAACAAAGTCAAACTACAGTCTCAATGCGGTCAAAAGCTGATGCTTTAGATTATCGTTACTTTACTGAACCAAACCTATCACCAATCCAACTTGATGAGCAATGAATTGAAGAAATCATTAGCAATGCTCCAGAATTAGCTAGCAAAAAACGTGATCGTTATGAAGAAATGGGGTTAAGTGCAGAGACTATTAATACCTTAATGAGTTCGCTTGCTTTAGCTAACTTTTTTGAAGCAACTTTAGCATTAGTAAACGATCCAATTAAAATTAGTAATTATCTTACTGGAGAAGTAATGGCGTTTTTAAACGAGCAAAACCAAGAAATCAACCAGATTAAGTTAACCCCAGCTAATTTAGCTTCAATGGTGAAGTTATTAAACCAAGGAGTGATTTCTTCTAAACATGCTAAAACTATTTTAGAAATGATTTTAGTTGATGATCAAAAGATGCCAGAAGTAATTGTTGAAGAATTAAACTTAAAACTTATCAATGATTCTAAGGAAATTGAAGCGTTGTTAACTCCAATCATTGCTCAAAATCAAAGTGTGGTCGAACAATATTCACTTCGTCCTGAACGGGTATTAAAAACTTTAATGGGACAACTCATGAAAGTAACTCAAGGTAATGTTAATCCTGATCTTGCCAACCAAATTATTTTAAAGTTGTTAACTAAAGCTTAA
- a CDS encoding potassium channel family protein, whose amino-acid sequence MLRFEPVPRKKNFAILGASNFSLVVIQTLLEKRQKVTVFDNDKQRLDLNLSDYDQIDKVILDATNKSALEKNAIKSFDGVVVGFGSTMETSLITVLNLLDLGVKNIISRARDERHRRILKAIGLVDNQIITPDAIAGNTVGSRLVYDIDVNIDIQSSSDDYFSTVVVVKNPSVFSRTLDELNLVNSKDFNIIQIRRAGKVFLPDENTILKEDDIITLFAASNIINDIVNKIQGTPPTSNETRTEKTPV is encoded by the coding sequence ATGTTGAGGTTTGAACCAGTGCCCAGAAAGAAAAATTTTGCGATCCTAGGAGCTTCCAACTTTAGTTTAGTTGTGATTCAAACTTTGCTAGAAAAACGCCAAAAAGTCACCGTGTTTGACAATGACAAACAACGTTTGGACCTGAATTTATCTGATTATGATCAAATTGACAAAGTTATTTTGGATGCGACCAACAAGTCAGCGTTAGAAAAGAATGCGATTAAAAGTTTTGATGGAGTTGTGGTTGGATTTGGAAGTACGATGGAAACTTCTTTAATTACTGTTCTAAACCTTTTAGACTTAGGTGTTAAGAACATTATTTCTCGAGCTCGTGATGAAAGACATCGCCGCATCTTAAAAGCAATTGGACTGGTTGATAACCAAATTATTACCCCTGATGCAATTGCGGGAAACACAGTGGGAAGTCGATTAGTTTATGATATCGATGTCAACATTGATATCCAATCTTCAAGTGATGATTACTTCTCAACTGTAGTGGTAGTAAAAAATCCTAGTGTTTTTAGTCGCACCCTTGATGAGTTAAACTTAGTTAACTCCAAAGACTTTAATATTATTCAAATCCGAAGAGCTGGTAAAGTTTTCCTTCCTGATGAAAATACCATCTTAAAAGAAGATGACATCATTACCTTGTTTGCTGCTTCTAATATTATTAATGATATTGTTAATAAGATTCAAGGAACGCCACCAACTAGCAATGAAACCAGAACTGAAAAAACACCAGTCTAA
- a CDS encoding TrkH family potassium uptake protein, translating to MAKKPFDDSRSQNEKKAVKKKRNPHKISWTHKKSNPLDHSLEKNKVNASFFRSLKRFFSINSKVEEQTTKDKAFLKLKNWWPLSKISGRIFLIYIVTIIAGMILLAVPGVVLNHNYKWDFLTSLFTTSSAFSDTGINIADASNDYSFWGQLIIVLLIEMGGIGVLTFKVILYLMINRKISVNDASLAQSERGSSNLNSAVVMIRDGFLWLTAVQIIGAAILFFAFYFTVPDPNTNYIYNGERQVLELTSPYHNFVRSLWFCIFHSTSAINNAGFDIVSSGSLQPYNHSGNVSYLIQITFIVEWIIGGLGYPTFHDIKNKINAWRKGESVPFSLFTKLNFVIYLFLFFAGPLAIFGIEFSNRSNSLIFNNYTANTNPLGIIDAETIVITTSKPLGEVVMDIIFNTTSTRNAGFSSININDFSSGSKTVMGILMFIGSAPSSTAGGIRTTTLAIIILGIVSIARGKTRVSAFKKTVPEETVKRAFGVFFLSAVLVSLALVICYADSHAVLSIAYKGDEAVVGLFVLISSAFGTTGMNPLTSDQMYQLGVLTKLVIIVVMFMGQLGISNTLLVFAKNSSNEQFGYLEEEVVIG from the coding sequence TTGGCTAAGAAACCATTCGATGATTCCCGTTCCCAAAATGAAAAAAAAGCGGTGAAAAAAAAGCGCAATCCTCATAAAATTTCTTGAACTCATAAAAAAAGCAACCCTCTGGACCATTCGCTTGAAAAAAACAAGGTTAATGCTTCTTTTTTTCGAAGTCTGAAGCGTTTTTTTTCAATTAATTCCAAGGTTGAAGAACAAACTACAAAGGATAAAGCGTTTTTAAAGTTAAAGAACTGGTGACCCCTTTCAAAAATTAGTGGCCGCATTTTTTTGATTTATATTGTAACAATCATTGCAGGAATGATTCTTTTAGCAGTTCCTGGAGTCGTGCTAAACCATAACTATAAATGAGATTTTTTAACTTCACTATTTACTACTAGTTCAGCTTTTTCTGATACAGGAATTAATATTGCTGATGCTTCAAATGATTATTCGTTTTGAGGACAATTAATTATTGTTTTACTCATTGAAATGGGTGGAATTGGGGTTTTAACCTTTAAAGTTATCCTTTATTTAATGATTAACCGCAAAATTTCAGTCAATGATGCTTCTTTGGCACAAAGTGAACGGGGATCTAGTAATTTAAACAGTGCCGTGGTGATGATTCGTGATGGGTTTTTATGGTTAACTGCAGTACAAATTATTGGAGCTGCAATTTTGTTTTTTGCCTTTTACTTTACTGTTCCTGATCCTAATACTAACTATATTTATAATGGAGAGCGACAAGTGTTGGAGTTAACTTCACCTTATCATAACTTTGTGCGTTCTTTATGGTTTTGCATTTTTCATTCTACTAGTGCGATTAATAATGCTGGGTTTGATATTGTGTCTTCTGGTTCGCTACAACCTTATAATCATAGTGGTAATGTTAGTTATTTAATTCAGATTACTTTTATTGTGGAATGAATTATTGGGGGATTGGGATATCCAACCTTCCATGATATTAAAAACAAGATTAATGCTTGAAGAAAGGGTGAAAGTGTACCGTTTTCTTTATTTACCAAGTTAAACTTTGTGATTTATTTATTTTTGTTTTTTGCAGGTCCTCTAGCAATTTTTGGAATTGAGTTTTCTAACCGCAGTAACTCTTTAATTTTTAATAACTATACTGCTAATACCAACCCGTTAGGAATCATTGATGCTGAAACGATTGTGATCACAACTTCCAAACCCTTAGGAGAAGTGGTTATGGATATTATTTTTAATACCACTTCTACTCGGAACGCGGGATTTTCAAGTATTAACATTAATGATTTTAGTTCGGGTTCAAAAACAGTCATGGGAATTTTGATGTTTATTGGTTCGGCACCCTCATCAACAGCTGGAGGAATTCGGACAACTACTCTAGCGATTATTATTTTAGGAATTGTTTCAATTGCCCGTGGGAAAACTCGGGTGAGTGCGTTTAAAAAAACAGTTCCTGAAGAGACGGTTAAACGAGCTTTTGGAGTCTTTTTCCTTTCAGCGGTATTAGTCAGTCTGGCCCTAGTTATTTGTTATGCAGACTCGCATGCAGTGCTAAGTATTGCTTATAAAGGTGATGAAGCAGTGGTTGGTTTATTTGTCTTAATCAGTAGTGCGTTTGGAACTACAGGAATGAATCCGTTAACCAGTGATCAAATGTACCAGTTAGGAGTTTTAACTAAACTTGTTATAATTGTGGTGATGTTTATGGGGCAACTAGGAATTTCTAATACCTTGTTAGTCTTTGCTAAAAATAGTAGTAACGAACAGTTTGGCTATTTAGAAGAAGAAGTTGTCATTGGTTAG
- a CDS encoding bifunctional 5,10-methylenetetrahydrofolate dehydrogenase/5,10-methenyltetrahydrofolate cyclohydrolase, translated as MVLMDGKKLAQQLETELKTQINNLREGRKPSLVVIMVGKDPSSEVYVHHKQEACARVGITSKLLEFASDVTERTLITTIQALNADSSVDGILLQFPLPSHLNKTKMMSLVDPSKDVDGFNYQNQGLLMQNQPTIFPCTPLGVIELLKAYEIELKGKNVCIVGASNIVGKPLGMMLLNQGSSVDFCHEFTLDLASHTLRADILISAVGHQGLITKAMVKPQAVVIDIGFIKDPRSKKVFGDVDFAQVKTVASYLTPVPGGVGPMTVVMLLKNTFLLYLSHEKN; from the coding sequence ATGGTTTTAATGGATGGAAAAAAACTTGCCCAACAGCTAGAAACAGAGTTAAAAACTCAAATTAATAACTTGAGAGAGGGTAGAAAGCCAAGTTTGGTAGTTATTATGGTTGGTAAAGACCCAAGTTCTGAAGTTTATGTACACCACAAACAAGAAGCTTGCGCGCGGGTAGGAATTACTAGTAAACTTCTTGAGTTTGCCTCAGATGTTACTGAGAGGACATTAATCACGACTATTCAAGCACTTAATGCTGATTCTAGTGTGGATGGTATTCTTTTACAGTTCCCTCTGCCATCACATTTAAACAAGACTAAAATGATGAGTTTGGTTGATCCAAGCAAAGATGTTGATGGGTTTAACTACCAAAACCAAGGGTTATTAATGCAAAACCAGCCAACAATTTTTCCTTGCACTCCTTTGGGAGTAATTGAATTATTAAAAGCCTATGAGATTGAGTTAAAAGGTAAAAACGTTTGTATCGTAGGTGCTTCTAATATTGTTGGTAAACCGTTGGGAATGATGTTGTTAAACCAAGGCTCAAGTGTCGACTTTTGTCATGAATTTACCCTTGATTTGGCAAGTCATACGCTTAGAGCTGATATTTTGATAAGCGCTGTTGGGCATCAAGGTTTAATTACCAAAGCGATGGTTAAACCCCAAGCAGTGGTAATTGATATTGGATTTATCAAAGATCCTCGTTCAAAAAAGGTGTTTGGAGATGTCGATTTTGCTCAAGTTAAAACAGTCGCAAGTTATTTGACTCCCGTTCCAGGTGGTGTGGGGCCAATGACTGTTGTAATGCTTTTGAAAAACACCTTTTTACTTTATTTAAGTCACGAAAAAAACTAA
- a CDS encoding Cof-type HAD-IIB family hydrolase yields MGLFFVFGINWYNQRVRKWATAMGKYDKKFLFFSDLDSTLLQDNGFFSAYTKEVVEQIYEEGYLLIPITARSTGDVMRQAKRLKIDVNGGIIGANNGSQLFDFKNQVWIINESLSTEVLKWVFEHTHGVKDMKVHFFSDDTTFVYAIGANSQYWAQIMGSDYIVIDSHQALEQKINHLTIALPKSWTLEQYQEFFTIISTQLKELGADVHKYSDRVLEIAPKNVSKGYAVKKALEYLQVDRHQTKTYAFGDGYNDLSMFDAVDVGVVVENAALALKDVADDATDSNMDDGVANYLATRFLKNKPSKEK; encoded by the coding sequence ATGGGCTTGTTTTTTGTTTTTGGAATTAATTGATATAATCAAAGAGTCAGAAAGTGAGCAACTGCAATGGGAAAATATGATAAAAAATTCCTTTTCTTTTCGGATTTAGACTCCACACTATTACAAGACAACGGATTCTTTTCTGCTTATACCAAAGAAGTGGTGGAACAGATTTATGAAGAAGGTTATCTTTTGATTCCAATTACAGCTCGTTCGACTGGAGATGTCATGCGCCAAGCCAAACGTTTGAAAATTGATGTCAATGGTGGAATAATTGGGGCTAACAATGGTTCGCAACTTTTTGACTTCAAAAATCAAGTCTGAATTATTAATGAATCGTTATCAACAGAAGTTTTGAAGTGAGTCTTTGAACATACTCATGGTGTTAAAGATATGAAAGTGCATTTTTTCTCTGATGACACCACGTTTGTTTATGCGATTGGTGCTAATTCTCAATATTGAGCTCAGATTATGGGATCAGATTATATTGTGATTGATAGTCACCAAGCATTAGAACAAAAGATTAACCACTTAACAATTGCTTTACCAAAATCTTGAACATTAGAACAATATCAAGAGTTCTTTACAATAATTAGTACTCAGTTGAAAGAATTAGGTGCTGATGTTCATAAATATAGCGATCGTGTCTTAGAAATTGCACCAAAAAACGTTTCTAAAGGTTATGCTGTGAAAAAAGCGTTAGAATATTTACAAGTTGATCGTCATCAAACCAAAACTTATGCTTTTGGAGATGGATACAATGATTTATCAATGTTTGATGCAGTTGATGTTGGTGTGGTGGTAGAAAATGCCGCTTTAGCACTAAAAGATGTTGCTGATGATGCAACTGATTCCAACATGGATGATGGAGTTGCTAACTACTTAGCAACTCGCTTCTTAAAGAATAAACCAAGCAAGGAGAAATAA
- the trxA gene encoding thioredoxin, which produces MAIVKINSVDEFNQAKNEGKVLVDFYADWCGPCKMMEPMIEELVNENSDLTVLKVNVDNLPDLAAEFAIMSIPTLVLFKDGEATSKLIGLQSKQKISQFIQ; this is translated from the coding sequence ATGGCTATTGTTAAAATTAATAGTGTTGATGAGTTTAATCAAGCAAAGAATGAAGGAAAAGTATTGGTTGATTTTTATGCTGATTGGTGTGGACCATGTAAAATGATGGAGCCAATGATTGAAGAGTTGGTCAATGAAAATAGTGATTTAACTGTTTTGAAAGTTAATGTTGATAATCTTCCTGATTTAGCTGCAGAATTTGCAATTATGTCAATTCCAACCCTAGTTCTTTTCAAAGATGGAGAAGCAACAAGTAAGTTGATTGGATTACAATCAAAACAAAAAATAAGTCAATTTATTCAATAA